The Watersipora subatra chromosome 1, tzWatSuba1.1, whole genome shotgun sequence genome has a window encoding:
- the LOC137410571 gene encoding uncharacterized protein isoform X1 has product MTLSRSSKSESSLCDILSGRESVAELHMEFLLLAQMHRALRDHALCDTLKKTSNSVAKSENLASCWGAAKSDRCGSIEWPNESFLSSYQQEPIAKASSFEQVALNSRKRKLSMDQPDGESKRAKSSLVSLDVESSSELNRYQYSSAVETDVKLFERQTLVEKQSATIIRRPSLPEAGALVWSEVVNDILLVHVSRDCPREHYRCLSKRMNGNGFVDPFTGLMFSLQLPADKPELWEGIASFFSPQRPWCKEAYCVARKHRLSMKDALIENIIRDLVKEQRHVYEDNSSDWSIESDLERRF; this is encoded by the exons ATGACTCTGTCG AGAAGTTCCAAAAGTGAGAGCAGCTTATGTGATATTTTATCTGGAAGGGAATCAGTGGCTGAACTGCATATGGAGTTTTTATTGCTTGCCCAGATGCACCGAGCTCTG AGAGATCATGCTTTGTGCGATACCTTGAAGAAAACAAGCAACAGTGTGGCTAAATCAGAAAATCTAGCAAGCTGCTGGGGTGCAGCAAAGAGTGATAGATGTGGCTCCATTGAATGGCCTAATGAGTCCTTCCTTTCCTCCTACCAACAAGAGccaattgcaaaagcttcatCTTTTGAGCAAGTAGCATTAAACAGCAGAAAAAGAAAGTTGTCCATGGACCAACCTGATGGAGAGAGCAAGCGAGCCAAATCTTCACTTGTATCAC TAGATGTTGAGTCATCCAGTGAGTTGAACAGGTACCAGTATTCCTCAGCAGTTGAGACAGATGTCAAGCTTTTTGAAAGGCAGACTCTGGTAGAGAAACAGTCAGCTACAATTATCAGGAGACCATCACTACCAG AAGCTGGAGCTCTTGTCTGGTCAGAAGTAGTTAACGATATACTTCTTGTTCACGTCTCCAGAGACTGCCCTCGTGAGCATTACAGGTGTCTGTCTAAACGTATGAACGGTAATGGATTTGTTGATCCCTTCACTGGTCTCATGTTCAGTCTTCAACTTCCAGCTGATAAGCCTGAGCTGTGGGAAGGAATCGCTTCTTTCTTCTCTCCACAG AGGCCGTGGTGTAAGGAAGCATATTGTGTTGCTAGGAAACATAGATTATCCATGAAAGATGCTCTTATAGAGAATATCATACGTGATTTGGTGAAGGAGCAACGCCATGTTTATG AGGATAACAGCTCTGATTGGTCCATTGAGTCAGATTTGGAGAGACGGTTTTAA